One Paroedura picta isolate Pp20150507F chromosome 3, Ppicta_v3.0, whole genome shotgun sequence genomic window carries:
- the ELK1 gene encoding ETS domain-containing protein Elk-1 isoform X1 — protein MEPPGSGAGGAAMLTVMDPSVTLWQFLLQLLEQQSNGHLIAWTSNDGEFKLVDAEEVARLWGLRKNKTNMNYDKLSRALRYYYDKNIIRKVSGQKFVYKFVSYPELSSVEGVKDEGGAKRPEQVQLDAKVGEGAFGAPKAPRGGGGTPRSSRNEYMRSGLYSTFTIQSLQTPTPAGRASRQETEILPVVPPPAAPEGPPPTLAPVEDLPQLHISIEEPEESAESLQVIVEPTSLETSPLEEKVLVKVEEENLDLEEEASALLVLMDAAEKEEVAPPEKASLGTELAMEGPRLLKEEAPSPNPVVVSVEGQPQKGKKPKVLELPSLPTQEKVNAAVNSLLAPGGTGSTLTPTTVISSHALTPVLLTPSSLPPTIHFWSTLSPIAPRSPAKLSFQFPSNSSSQVHIPSLSVDGLSTPVVLSPGPQKP, from the exons TCATGGATCCCTCGGTCACCCTGTGGCAGTTCCTGCTCCAGCTCCTGGAGCAGCAGAGCAACGGCCATCTCATCGCCTGGACGTCCAACGACGGGGAGTTCAAGCTGGTGGACGCGGAGGAAGTCGCCCGGCTCTGGGGGCTGCGGAAGAACAAGACCAACATGAACTACGACAAGCTGAGCCGGGCCCTGCGGTACTACTACGACAAG aaCATCATCCGTAAAGTCAGCGGGCAGAAATTCGTCTACAAGTTCGTCTCCTACCCGGAACTTTCCAGCGTGGAGGGGGTGAAGGACGAGGGGGGCGCCAAGAGACCGGAGCAGGTCCAGCTTGATGCCAAAGTGGGAGAGGGTGCCTTTGGCGCCCCCAAAGCCCCCCGCGGAGGCGGTGGGACCCCGCGTAGCAGTCGGAACGAATATATGCGCTCTGGGCTCTATTCCACTTTCACTATTCAGTCGCTGCAGACTCCTACGCCCGCTGGACGGGCCTCTCGCCAGGAGACGGAGATCCTGCCGGTCGTGCCGCCCCCTGCTGCCCCGGAAGGGCCGCCCCCTACCCTGGCTCCCGTAGAGGACCTCCCACAGCTCCATATCAGCATTGAAGAACCAGAGGAGTCCGCAGAGTCCTTGCAA GTCATCGTCGAGCCCACCTCCCTGGAGACATCTCCTCTCGAAGAGAAGGTGCTGGTGAAGGTCGAGGAGGAAAACCTGGACCTGGAGGAGGAGGCCTCTGCCCTGCTTGTTCTGATGGACGCCGCGGAGAAAGAAGAGGTGGCGCCCCCGGAAAAGGCCTCCTTGGGGACCGAGCTGGCCATGGAGGGGCCCAGGCTGTTGAAGGAGGAAGCCCCGTCGCCCAACCCGGTGGTCGTCTCTGTCGAGGGACAGCCCCAGAAGGGGAAGAAGCCCAAAGTCCTGGAGCTGCCGTCGTTGCCCACCCAGGAGAAAGTGAACGCTGCTGTGAACAGCCTCTTGGCACCTGGCGGGACGGGGAGCACCCTGACGCCCACCACGGTTATTTCTTCCCATGCGTTG ACCCCGGTCTTGCTTACCCCGAGTTCCCTGCCCCCCACTATTCATTTCTGGAGCACCCTGAGCCCCATTGCCCCACGGAGTCCTGCCAAGCTCTCTTTCCAG tTTCCCAGCAACTCCAGCTCTCAAGTTCACATTCCCTCGCTCAGTGTCGACGGACTTTCCACCCCTGTCGTCCTTTCTCCGGGCCCCCAGAAGCCATAA
- the ELK1 gene encoding ETS domain-containing protein Elk-1 isoform X2, whose protein sequence is MDPSVTLWQFLLQLLEQQSNGHLIAWTSNDGEFKLVDAEEVARLWGLRKNKTNMNYDKLSRALRYYYDKNIIRKVSGQKFVYKFVSYPELSSVEGVKDEGGAKRPEQVQLDAKVGEGAFGAPKAPRGGGGTPRSSRNEYMRSGLYSTFTIQSLQTPTPAGRASRQETEILPVVPPPAAPEGPPPTLAPVEDLPQLHISIEEPEESAESLQVIVEPTSLETSPLEEKVLVKVEEENLDLEEEASALLVLMDAAEKEEVAPPEKASLGTELAMEGPRLLKEEAPSPNPVVVSVEGQPQKGKKPKVLELPSLPTQEKVNAAVNSLLAPGGTGSTLTPTTVISSHALTPVLLTPSSLPPTIHFWSTLSPIAPRSPAKLSFQFPSNSSSQVHIPSLSVDGLSTPVVLSPGPQKP, encoded by the exons ATGGATCCCTCGGTCACCCTGTGGCAGTTCCTGCTCCAGCTCCTGGAGCAGCAGAGCAACGGCCATCTCATCGCCTGGACGTCCAACGACGGGGAGTTCAAGCTGGTGGACGCGGAGGAAGTCGCCCGGCTCTGGGGGCTGCGGAAGAACAAGACCAACATGAACTACGACAAGCTGAGCCGGGCCCTGCGGTACTACTACGACAAG aaCATCATCCGTAAAGTCAGCGGGCAGAAATTCGTCTACAAGTTCGTCTCCTACCCGGAACTTTCCAGCGTGGAGGGGGTGAAGGACGAGGGGGGCGCCAAGAGACCGGAGCAGGTCCAGCTTGATGCCAAAGTGGGAGAGGGTGCCTTTGGCGCCCCCAAAGCCCCCCGCGGAGGCGGTGGGACCCCGCGTAGCAGTCGGAACGAATATATGCGCTCTGGGCTCTATTCCACTTTCACTATTCAGTCGCTGCAGACTCCTACGCCCGCTGGACGGGCCTCTCGCCAGGAGACGGAGATCCTGCCGGTCGTGCCGCCCCCTGCTGCCCCGGAAGGGCCGCCCCCTACCCTGGCTCCCGTAGAGGACCTCCCACAGCTCCATATCAGCATTGAAGAACCAGAGGAGTCCGCAGAGTCCTTGCAA GTCATCGTCGAGCCCACCTCCCTGGAGACATCTCCTCTCGAAGAGAAGGTGCTGGTGAAGGTCGAGGAGGAAAACCTGGACCTGGAGGAGGAGGCCTCTGCCCTGCTTGTTCTGATGGACGCCGCGGAGAAAGAAGAGGTGGCGCCCCCGGAAAAGGCCTCCTTGGGGACCGAGCTGGCCATGGAGGGGCCCAGGCTGTTGAAGGAGGAAGCCCCGTCGCCCAACCCGGTGGTCGTCTCTGTCGAGGGACAGCCCCAGAAGGGGAAGAAGCCCAAAGTCCTGGAGCTGCCGTCGTTGCCCACCCAGGAGAAAGTGAACGCTGCTGTGAACAGCCTCTTGGCACCTGGCGGGACGGGGAGCACCCTGACGCCCACCACGGTTATTTCTTCCCATGCGTTG ACCCCGGTCTTGCTTACCCCGAGTTCCCTGCCCCCCACTATTCATTTCTGGAGCACCCTGAGCCCCATTGCCCCACGGAGTCCTGCCAAGCTCTCTTTCCAG tTTCCCAGCAACTCCAGCTCTCAAGTTCACATTCCCTCGCTCAGTGTCGACGGACTTTCCACCCCTGTCGTCCTTTCTCCGGGCCCCCAGAAGCCATAA